AGTTCCAAGCTCAAAAATAACTCTGGGCATGTCAAAACAGGGTGATACAAGTAAAATAATCATAAAAGCAGAGTCTTTGTAGCTTCAAACAGAAAACCCTGCACAAAgtcctttcagaaaaacagaggtTAATTTCCCACAAATGTGAAGTATTTGTGAAGTATTTGTAAAGGAAAGCTatgaaaagaaatcaattaTTTACTGAATAGTTGTTGCATTTGACAAGTCCCAAACCAGCATGGATATTATCTGCTTTTCAAACTGcaatcaggaagaattttttaatgatCAAACTTTGCCATCACCTCAGCTGACTCCCCAAAAGGCTTTGACAGGTAATCAATAGACAGACAGCTGTCTGTGCACTACACAGAATTTACTCTGCTGCCTTCACTACTACAGTAAACTGAAAATCCCAACTTCAACACTGCACCCTgccaagaaacaaaaccagtacAGAATTAGATAAAATCACAATTTTCCCAGCAGCAATATTACTAATTATAAATAAAGGTATCATTAAACATTCATGTCCCATTAGCACAATGAAATCTAAGAGAATGGGGATGACAGGGGATTATAACCTTAACATATTGTTCATGACCTGGTTTATAAGTGCTCACTACCTACACTGAAGTGCTTAGCAGGGTTTCAGTTTCAATTCTTCCTAACTTTTGGTAACACAAGCACAGATACTTTCTGGTTTGTGTTGCTTTGTTCCTTTTCATGAGTGTTTACTACCATTTAATCATTCCCTGCACACTAACCCattctttttttaactctatCATCATGTGCATTAGAAAATAAAGTACAATGCTAcatggaagaaacaaaattggAAGAGAAATGGCTGTTAAGTACTTTTACCTGAATTACTGCAATGTCACATCccataaaaagaaatcacatgCCAGTAGCACAGAAGCATCACTTGTGTTCTTGCACCCTACTTTGGCATTTATCCTTTTGTACTGTATTCCCCCCTTCACACCTCAGCTTTAGGCAATCTTTCACTAATCCTAGTTCTCCATGTCATATAATCACATGGTTTATCTGCATCCTATTCCTGTTTCAGTATGGCAAACCCACTGCTGTGTTAGCAGCTCAGTGAGACAGTGTCTGCCCCAAGTTTACAGCTGATACATTAGGGTAAGATAGCACAGCATTTAATTAAGAACTGTATTCACTGTTACTACATACATAAAATTGCCACTAAATGGTAATAGTCACACAGTATTAACTTGACAACATGATGGACAACAATTAATTCTACTGAGTAACATGACTTCATATCTCTGGGGCTGAATCCACTTTGCTGTTAGAGATCTAACGTAATTCACACGAAGCAAAGGCCCACATTTCAATGCTATTCATTACCTTTAGAGAGgctaaatatacatttaaaaccCCTTTCCTGAATGCCAGGGTTGAAAGGAGACAGTTGCTCAGAATACACAGTGTGTTTAAGCCAGCCTGAAACCCAGCCTCCATGCCAGGAACCAGGGGAGCCTGGAACAGCAACCGAGAGCGAAACGCCAGCGAGGGGACAGCCACACAGGGAGGGCAGGTCTAacttctcctgcagcacagtCCCTCTCCCCACAAAAAGGGCTCAGTTCCTCTTCATGCCTTTGTTCTTCCCTGAAAGCTGCTTAATTGTCGAAAATAACTCCTATCAAAGCTATTCACTCGTCGTTTGAAAGAATCCTAAAATATCAGAcatggcagcagccagcagggaacCCGCAAGCCTTCCCTGCTGGAGATCCAGCACCAGCTGTtgtgggacagcagctccctttctccttccctctctgggCTGACACCAGGGAGGGTTTTTCTCTGGGTTCTCCCCTCAGCAGCACCCTTCAGCTCCTCagtctgctgctgccacaccagGCACGGACAGCTGAatccctgcagacactgctgctgccccagccatCCTCTCCCAGTTCTTTCATCTTCCCAACCTCGTCTCCTCCCCAGAGCCCTCTATCCCCCACAAGTGAAAGCAGCAAGTAAACAAAAGGCCCTTCAGCACATCATCGGGGCTGAAATCAATCTGCAAGAATGTcccacaatttttttcccaaacttgTACATAAAATAGACTCCTTACTGTAGCTGGGAAGAAAACATCATTTGCAGGTTGGTTTTTCAGCACATTAAACTGCCAGGAACGTGACAGAAGTAGTATGAAATTTGgggtaaaaaaaatccactacTAAGTAATTCCTAGGGTAAGGATTTCAGATATTTGGTGAGGACATAgcatataaaacattttatttaagatttACAAAATCTGTTATTGTTTCCAGATAACataaggttaaaaaataaaatcccatcaTTTAAAGCCTACAAAAATCTAGAAGCTTAGAATATTTTCACGCAAGCATTCTCATTTATGGTACATAATCACACGTGCTTTTACaaccactgaaaataaaacattccttcCATGACTTGAAACCAGCTCTTTTTCGAGCATACAAGAGACACCATAAATTGGATTAAAGCAAACCTACACAACTTTGGAACCCATATGTCAAACTTACAAAGTTTAAGAAAGTTAGTTCTCTGAGGACTAGAACTCCAATACATTATAAAACTTTTTCCATGTGAGCCATTTATGGGAAAAGACACTAAAGAACAATTTTCAAGCtgacataaaaagaaaaacatggaatgaGGTTCATTTCTGGTGCTATTCCACTCAGTTACACCACGGGTCAACTTGTCCCATGATCTGTAGAAATACTGTCATGATtcatcacagtaaaaaaaaaaaaaaaccaccaaaaacttATTTAATTAAAGCATCAAATACACTAGACAAACTAGGAAACAActgtcagaaatatttcaaattgaaAGTATAATTTCCACCAGCATTAAATACATTCAATCATCTTAAACGCCTTTTGATCTTACGTTCTCAgagcaaatttattttgtcaaattACCCTAAGATGCAAACAAGAAGGAGCTATTATAACGCCAATATTACCTCCATCAAGCAGATTAACTTGCTAATTATTAAATTACACATCTGGCCTGCCAGGTATTCTCAGCTGGCAACAAGTTCTAATTAGCTATTTGGAAGTGCTCGGGGTGGTAGCCGAACAGCCGCTGCGCGTAAGGATCGCCGCTGGCCGCGGGTTTCTGCGCCGGGCGCTGGTGGAAGCTGTCGGCGTGGAAGTGCTCACAGTGCAGGCTAATCCACTCTCGCTCAGTACTGTACCTCTCAGCTTCGGCAAGGATCCTGGTCAGAGCCATGATGTAGCTCAGAGCCATCTGCAGGGTCTCATACTTGGAGAGTTTCTTGTCCTGCCCCCACTGCGGAACCACCTTCCTCAAGCGGTCGAAGGCCGTGTTGAGTCCCTGCATCCGTCTCCTCTCGCGGGCGTTGGCAGCCAGTCTCCTCTTGGCAGCGTTCTCCATCCTTTCCGAGCTGCACTTCACAGCGCAGCCCCCTCCGCTCCTGCACGCCGTGTCTGACCCCACAGCCGAGTCCAGCTGGCCGGATTGACAGGTTTTCATGTTTGATGCAGCTTCActtccacacacacacacacacaaagatcACCTAGCAAAAATTCGCTGTCTAAAAAGCGGTAAGGAAAGCACTCATGGAATAGTCTTCGTACCTCTGGAATCTGTTTCCTGATATCAATTATGGAGTATTTTTCTTGgcttctaaaaaaataataaataaaagttcttCTGGTTCTTCTGGAAATTGTTTCTTATTGttgaaagaaagaatgaagcATTTTTGATGTCTTAtgctttcattcttttaatttctttaatctcaaagagagagagaaaacagtgaaatctCCATTCTCAAAATGTACGTTACTGAAGAAAACGCTCCGTTTAATCCAAGAAGGATCTCACTGGATTAAAGGCACAACAACTCCAAGTGGCTGTTTCAAATGAGAGAAGTTCTGATTCAGTTTAGGAGAGTATTCTGCGATGGTGAAGGCTTGTGATCTAAAGATGTAACTTCCTAAGAGAGATCTCTTTTTTCCTTGGCCTCTGCCGGCCAGCAACGATTGTGTCGAGGACAAGACGAGGCTTTATAGAAACGGCAAAAGCTAAACAGGTGGTAGCAGGTGGGTGGGCGGCAcgctgctgccatcccagcacCTTCCCACCCTGGGAactacagggggaaaaaaaagccaaacagtAAAATCCCAACATTACAGCCTTCATCTGGTGAGAAGTCTTCCAAAGCCATTCTGTCCAGCCCTAACAACTTGCCATCTGGAGTAGTGTCTGGCTGGCCCCACAAGACTCTGGGCAGTTAAGCAAAAGATCCTTTCAATGGATAATCTGTTGCaactcaggggaaaaaaaaaatctctgtgcaTTGTAGTATTTGTACATTAAAACATGTGAAAATTCTGCCTAACTATTGAGGATAGAGGAAGTAACTGTGTTAATGAAACAGGAGAAAGAGCTAAAATATACATGGCCAAGAATACCACTGTTTTGTACATATGGCACCAAAAGAAGTAAACTCAAATTATTAGAAACCCTCTGGCATTCACAATTTTAATATTGTATAAAGTACACGACATTGTGACCAGAGTAGtatcctgagaaaaaaaaggatatatAAGGATAATAAATTTGCCTGTCAGCAAACTCCAAGtcattaaaacaatttaaatatatttaaacagtTAAAATATAGCTATAGGTTTATCTAATCAGTGCAAAAATACTTAGATGGGTTATGATAGCTATACACAAAAACATGTAAGAATACAAATCACCTGAAAACTGCCCCTTTTTAATGCAGCCTATTCAagtatatatgtgtattttatGTGAATGAAAGGTGTCTTTTTAGTAACATCTCTAAATAAGTGACAAGAATAAAAGAggatgtgaaaaacaaaacttcttgCTGGCAGCAAGGGATCAATTCTGCTACCAGCTGTAATGACAGAAAAGCCACAATATACACACACCCATGCCTCataattaaaacatctttcttttacTGTACTTGTATTATTAAAATCATAACTACATAAGCTTACAAGGAAATATCAATTAATTGTTTTGTGATGTAcgggaaaggaaaaaaaaaccctgccacataataatttattatctGTATTGATTTCAAACTTAATTAAACTGTTACCAGCATTCATAAATTAGCAACTTTTTTCATTAGAGACTGAATActgtatatttatttagaaCTATAGCTCAATTGTTTTCATTATGACTCCAAAACTTGGTGTAGTTGTAAACAGCTGATTAATCCCCAGCAGAAGCAATGACAATGAAATGAGGTTGAATAATCCAAAAACAATAGGATGCAATTGAACACTAATGGACTCCAGCATGACAGATGTTGGACGTCGGCTGTTACGCCCAGTTGCTCTGCTCTTAATATTCCACATCCTAATGATCATGAACGGAGATGATAGTTGGGGTAGGGAGTCTCCATTATTCCATTATCAAAATGTATGCCGcttcttcaatttttaaagaagtgcAACTTCATCACGTTTCATTAGAAATGTTCGACTGGGCTAGCTGTGTGCGCTGACCTGTTCTCCCAAACATAACGAGCCACTGCTAAAACGCCACTTTCTGACAGACAACTTCTGATTATCTGTGTGAGAACAGCTCCCTtccaaaacccacagaaacatATGCCTTTCCCAAAAGGATCAGCAATTAGAACTTGTGAGATTTCTGGTTCTGAAGATGCTCCATGGGAAGAACCGCATGTGtggtagaaaagaaaatccacatCTGATTTCATGCTATTGCTAAAGCCCATTTTAGTGCTACTGCAGCCTTCTAACCCAAATAAGTCTGTTAGTTAAACCCTTTGTCTCTGCCAACGAATGTCAAATGATTTTTCATGTAAAAGGCACCAGAGAATTAAGGTGTTCTGTAAGTTAATAAATACTGTGTGTTCTCATGAAATAGCTATTACACAATTCAGGTAATTAATCACTCTTCATCTTAAGACTGCTGTTAATGTCATGCCATAAATACAGAAAGCtctcctttaaaataaagaactgtattttttcacttggcagcagctttcttttttaactcAGTATGTCCTGCCAGTACAAATTACAATGAAGACTTCAAATACATTGAAAATCACAGTGCTTCAGaaactttgtattttacttcactaacacaggacacagcagtgctgttaATTTGCCCTTCCTAATTGATTCACCACCATTATCATGCTTTGACTAACATACCACTGTAATCTCAAGAGAGAAGCTGTGATTTATCTCTCCTGCTGAACACACTCTAACTTCAGCTTAAATGATTTACTATCAAATCACAGGACAGATCCATTTAGACTACTAACAAACTAATAACAGGATTTTTCTAGCTCATAGGCAAAGCTAAAAAATGCTGGCTGATCAAAACACCTGCTTTTCAGCACTTAAAATTTTGTAAAGCTCCTGCTTTATGAAAGTGAAATATAAAACGTATCAAGGTCTTATCCACACCAATCTGGTTCATTTGCACAGCCCCCTTGCACAGCTTTATGATAATGTTACctcaaagtaaaaaattatctgctttaTTGCTCAGTCAATAAGAGAAAGGGTACCAGTTGGAATTTCCACAGGTTTCCTTCACTTGGTCTGATTTCCTctatatttcagcttttctcaaTTAATGCTTACATAATCTTATTCCcttctccctttatttttaataatttctcatATATATTACTAttcaaaatactttataaattatcatcaatatttttattatgtatatatattttaaaagccattacTATATCCTGATGTGATAAACTGCTGTGGTGCTAAAACCTTTTCTTAAATCCTAACTTATATTAGTTTCATGGGGTTTGCACATCAACCATTTCtcaaaaaattcccttttactcttttttttctcacaaaataaTCTCAAGCCAgaaaaaaccacagaatcacCACAAAGAAGTTCTGTGTCTACCCAGTTGCTCAAATTTCAATCTTTGATTCTCTAACTGTGCAGGTACCAATTTAGTGCTATTCCATGGTCCTTGCAGCATTATTCCTGAGTCACATTTTAATCATTAAACAGTATCATTAACCAAAGTATTATGTTTCCCACAGAGAAACACGAGAGACAGATAAGAATGCTGTTTCAGTCCTAAACCAGATTATTTTAGCAACTTCAAATCACCACCaatattaggaaataaataaaggaaagatTCAATCCATAAAAGAAATTAGCTAGTTTCAGGATTTATGACTACATACATAAACTCATTTCAATTGTCTGCTAGGTATCCAGGTTAAAAACTCAGATGCAATTAGTGCAGCACCCACTAAGAGATGAATGGCTTTCACCTTTACTACTATGAAAAATACAGTCTAATTACTTTTTTTGGGGATTGACTGGGGCCAGatactgaatttaaaatgaaataaaagcaatatttcTGGTTAAAGTCTACTCCCTCTCTACTTTGTCTAcctgtatttataaaaacatatcCAAGCAAGGTATCAAAACAAGAATCTTACCTGTCTCTTCTAGCCAGAACTATTTCCTCTCAGGTAGAGCCTTTCTAAAAGCCTCAAGACTCCTCACCACTGTCGTTTTCAGTGAGCAAAGCAGGACTGGCATGCTGCACGCTGCCTAATTAAGAGCAGGTGGGTAACTACCAAAATATGACCATCCTTAAGGGCCCA
The sequence above is a segment of the Parus major isolate Abel chromosome 6, Parus_major1.1, whole genome shotgun sequence genome. Coding sequences within it:
- the ATOH7 gene encoding protein atonal homolog 7 — translated: MKTCQSGQLDSAVGSDTACRSGGGCAVKCSSERMENAAKRRLAANARERRRMQGLNTAFDRLRKVVPQWGQDKKLSKYETLQMALSYIMALTRILAEAERYSTEREWISLHCEHFHADSFHQRPAQKPAASGDPYAQRLFGYHPEHFQIAN